The genomic stretch CGGGGTCCGCCTCGAACGCGGCGAGCGCGTCGATGTGCGTCGTCCCGATGACCGGGTCGCCGCCGATGCCGATGGCGGTCGAGAAGCCCAGGTCACGCAGCTCGTACATCATCTGGTAGGTCAGCGTGCCGGACTTCGACACGAGACCGATCGGGCCCTTGCCGGTGATCGTCGCCGGGGTGATGCCGACGAGCGACTCCCCCGGGGTGATGATGCCCGGGCAGTTCGGGCCGATGATCCGGGTCTTCGCGCCGAGGGCCTTGGCGTGTGCCCAGAACTCGGCGGAGTCCTGCACCGGGATGCCCTCGGTGATGACGACGACGAGGGGGATCTCGGCGTCGATGGCCTCCATCACGGCGTCCTTCGCGAACGCCGGCGGGACGAAGACGATCGAGACGTCGGCACCGGTGGTGTCGATGGCTTCACGCACCGAGCCGAAGACGGGCAGCTCGACGTCGCCGTGGGTCACGGTGGTGCCGGCCTTGCGGGCGTTGACACCGCCGACGACCTGCGTGCCGGCCTTGAGCATGAGGGCGGTGTGCTTCGTGCCCTCACCGCCCGTGATGCCCTGGACGATGACCTTGGAGTCCTTGTTGAGGAAGATCGACATGGTCAGTCCCTTCAGGCCGCTGCGGCGGCGAGTTCGGCGGCCTTCTCGGCCGCGTCGTCCATGGTCGCGGCGACGGTGACCAGCGGGTGTGCTGCCTCCGCCAGGATCCGTCGGCCCTCTTCCACGTTGTTGCCGTCCAGGCGGACGACGAGCGGCTTGGTGGCCGCGTCGCCGAGGATGCCCAGTGCGGCGACGATGCCGTTCGCGACGGCGTCGCAGGCGGTGATGCCGCCGAAGACGTTCACGAAGACGCTCTTCACCTGCGGGTCGCCGAGGATGACGTCGAGGCCGTTGGCCATGACCTCTGCCGAGGCGCCGCCGCCGATGTCGAGGAAGTTGGCGGGCTTCACGCCGCCGTGGCGCTCACCGGCGTAGGCGACGACGTCGAGCGTCGACATGACGAGCCCGGCACCGTTGCCGATGACGCCGACCTGGCCGTCGAGCTTGACGTAGTTCAGGCCGTGGGCCTTCGCCTTGGCCTCGAGCGGGTCCTCGCTCGCGGTGTCCTCGAGTGCCCCGTGCCCCTCGTGGCGGAAGTCGGCGTTCTCGTCGAGCGTGACCTTGCCGTCGAGCGCGAGGATCTGGCCGTCGCCGGTGCGGACGAGGGGGTTGACCTCGACCAGGGTGGCGTCCTCGCCAGCGAAGACGTCGTAGAGCTTCACGAAGACGCCGGCGACCTGCTCGACGAGTTCGTCCGGGAACCCGGCCTGGCGCGCGATCGCCTCGCCCGCCTCCTGGTTGATGCCGGTCAGCGGGTTGACCTCGACCCGGGCGAGCGCCTCGGGCTTCTCGACCGCGAGCTGCTCGATCTCCATGCCGCCCTCGACACTGACGAGCGACAGGTACGAGCGGTTGGCCCGGTCGAGCAGCACCGAGAAGTAGAACTCCTCGGCGATGTCGGCACCCTGGGCGACCATCACACGCTGGACGGTGTGGCCCTTGATGTCGAGGCCGAGGATCGCCTGCGCGTGCGCGAACGCCTCGTCCGGGGTCTTCGCGACCTTGACGCCGCCCGCCTTGCCGCGGCCGCCGACCTTCACCTGCGCCTTGACGACGACCACGCCGCCGATCTGCTCGGCTGCGGCCTTCGCCTGCTCTGGGGTGTCGGCGATGATGCCCTGCAGCACAGGGACGCCGTAGGACTCGAAGAGGTCCCTGGCCTGGTACTCGAAAAGATCCACGCTGTTCTTCTTCCCGCACGGTTCGTGCGATCGGCATCGGTCATCGGGTCGCAGCACTCTCCATCGAGGGTCGCTCGATGTCGAGACAACGGCCGCGTCCGAGCCTAGCGCCGGCAGGTGGACGGACGGTTCCGCCGCCGGCAACCTGTGGAGAACCGCCGGGACGACCGCCGGGACGACCGGGGTACAGGTCGCTCGTCCGCGGTGCGCAGTCCCCGAACGGCCCGCCAGCGCAGCGCGGGCACGGTCGATCAGGTGCAGAACGAACTCCGTACCCGTGCCGCCGACGTCTTCGGTTGGGAACTCCGCGACGCCCAGGAGACCGTGGTCGACGCGGTCCTCGCCGGACGCGACGCCATCGCCCTGATGCCGACCGGCTCGGGCAAGTCCGCGATCTACCAGGTCGCCGCCCTCGCCCTCGACGGCCCCGTCGTCGTGGTCTCGCCGCTCGTGGCCCTGCAGGAGGACCAGGTCGTCGGCATCGAGGACCACCCGGACGCACCGCGTGCCGTGACCATCAACGCCACCCGGGCGCACCGGGAGCTCGACGACGCGTGGCAGGCCGTCGCGTCCGGTGAGGCCCGCTACGTCTTCCTCGCACCGGAGCAGCTCGCCAAGGACGAGGTCGTGGACCGGCTGCGCGAAGCCGGCGTCGCCCTGGTCACGGTCGACGAGGCGCACTGCGTCTCCAGCTGGGGCCACGACTTCCGCCCGGACTACCTGGTCCTCGGGGAGGTCGTCGAACGCCTCGGCCGCCCGCCGGTCCTGGCGATGACCGCGACCGGT from Curtobacterium sp. MCLR17_032 encodes the following:
- the sucC gene encoding ADP-forming succinate--CoA ligase subunit beta → MDLFEYQARDLFESYGVPVLQGIIADTPEQAKAAAEQIGGVVVVKAQVKVGGRGKAGGVKVAKTPDEAFAHAQAILGLDIKGHTVQRVMVAQGADIAEEFYFSVLLDRANRSYLSLVSVEGGMEIEQLAVEKPEALARVEVNPLTGINQEAGEAIARQAGFPDELVEQVAGVFVKLYDVFAGEDATLVEVNPLVRTGDGQILALDGKVTLDENADFRHEGHGALEDTASEDPLEAKAKAHGLNYVKLDGQVGVIGNGAGLVMSTLDVVAYAGERHGGVKPANFLDIGGGASAEVMANGLDVILGDPQVKSVFVNVFGGITACDAVANGIVAALGILGDAATKPLVVRLDGNNVEEGRRILAEAAHPLVTVAATMDDAAEKAAELAAAAA
- the sucD gene encoding succinate--CoA ligase subunit alpha, whose protein sequence is MSIFLNKDSKVIVQGITGGEGTKHTALMLKAGTQVVGGVNARKAGTTVTHGDVELPVFGSVREAIDTTGADVSIVFVPPAFAKDAVMEAIDAEIPLVVVITEGIPVQDSAEFWAHAKALGAKTRIIGPNCPGIITPGESLVGITPATITGKGPIGLVSKSGTLTYQMMYELRDLGFSTAIGIGGDPVIGTTHIDALAAFEADPETEAIVMIGEIGGDAEERAADYIKAHVTKPVVGYVAGFTAPEGKTMGHAGAIVSGSAGTAEAKKQALEAAGVKVGKTPSETAALLREVVAAK